Genomic segment of Strix uralensis isolate ZFMK-TIS-50842 chromosome 14, bStrUra1, whole genome shotgun sequence:
ATATGTAAATTGCCATAtacatttgtaaatgttttggTATGCCTGAGCAAGCCAATATCtggaattaattttgttcttttgggAGGCTAGACAGGGAGCCTGTAGAAGAATAAATCCAAATGGACCACATGTATGAATCTTGGTGGGATTTGTTCAGTTGGATGAGACCTGTGTATGGACGTGCATTTGCAATTTGAATTGCCTTGATTTGGTTTTCCTTACCTCACTTGTAAAGTGACTCAGACCAAATCGAACTAAGATTACTCCAGTCTTGAAGCAGACTTGTATGCTggtattaaacatattttaagttATACATTTCTCAGGGTTGTGCAATGCAGAGTCCCTGCTCTGCAGTCTCTTTTAGggcttctttttctctctgtgcttctGTACTTTTTAATGTCAGCACTCTTGTTACTTACTGTGCTATTTTGTGAGACGTGATGCCCTAAGGGAAGGTAAGGGTCACTTCTCCATCACTAACATCTAGCCACTTTTTGGAGCAGAATGCAGTCTCACCACTTTACGCATCAGgagatgaaaaataacttttctagTTGAAATTGCAAGGAGGATGGTAGAGGGCAGAATGCAGTTACCTTAGCTGCATCACAGCCACAGTGTGGACCAGCTCCTGCAAAAAAATGGAATGGGATCTTTAATGCCAAGGAGTGGTCCAACACCAGCACAAGCTATTCCTTGGCTGATCACATCCCACCAAACTCTGCCACACCTCTGCTGGCAAGATGTACTTTCCCGTTGGTGTTTGACGACAGTCCATGGCAGGATTATAAAGAGCTGTTGCACCTAAAGGCAGAGAAATGCTACAGGTCCTAGATTGCTGCAAATCACATTTAGGCTTGTGAAGCCCATCTCATCCAAAGGCTTCAACTGGATTAGTTATTTTTAAACCCCACAGAAGGagtgttaaaaatgtgctttttcatgCAAGCAGCCTTAAAAAAAATCCGTGCTTTATGTTCTGAGGTGCTTTCTCATCATTTCCCCATCCCCTTGCTGCCTACACCCCGACGCTGTATGAAAATGACTTTGGAGACAACACAAAGTGCTGTTTCTGCAGCTTGCTTTTTGTAAATCTTAggattttgcttttctcctttgctgaaACTCCAGTAAGCATTTAAGATTTTGGTATCTGATCATTGCTGGGATGGTGATGAAGTGATCTGAGAGAGAATTACAGCTACTGTACGTGCCTGTTACATCCCTGTACAGAGCCACTGGCTGGTACTTATTGATATATTATTAATAGCTGACAGTGGAAAGCCAAATGGATGctctccatttttaattaaaatcttgaAGGGGTAACTCTTACTATTACATGAACTGGCTGGGTCTTTTATAATTGCAGTACAAATCTTATCAGCTATTACAGCTTTTAGAAAACGTTGCTGTTGTGTTTCTTAGTGGGTCTGGCTGAAATCAAGTGCTTAGGGCTTTGGCTCCATGCTGGGGGCTGCCAACACCTTGCCCGTGGGCAGGTGCTGTGGTCAGCCAAGATCCCCTGCCCAGCCCTTATGAGATGCTGAGTTGCACCTATAGCCAACTCGGCTGAGCACAGCATGGTGCCACTGCCAACCTCCCAAGGGGATTTTGTACTCCAAGATCATCAGGGCAGTGAGAAGAAACCCATGAGCACCTGCATACCCCTATTCCCTCCCTAACCTGAATACAGACTAAATTAAAGCAGATGTGGTGGCTCTGATATGCTGCAGTGAACCCGATCCATGGCTCCTGCTACAGCAAAAACCTCCCAAAACAAGGAGGGGCTTTGTCCAAGCCCGAGAAGGGCACAAGTTTCTGCTCCCTGTGTTTTTCATTCTCTAGTTTGTTCAGCATCTCGCTTTCTGCCCTCAAACCAGGTCCCGGCTAATCAGCCAGCGAGGTCTCCCTCCCCCGAGGGAATGACACACCGGTGACGAGgtccctgcccctgtgccagcTCTCCCCGGCATACAGAGAGGAAGGGCTGGCTCTGTCCCCAcgtcctgccccaggcagggcacttctgctgctgcctggctggcaccggggccaggctctggggggacgAGCAGACAGATTACCTCTGCCCCCCTCAGCTGAAGCCGCTGGCCCAACTTCAGAGGGCTTTTCTTACCCCTTATTGCAGCAGCTGAAATTCCAGCTAAACAAAACCCAGCCACAAACTTATTCAAAACATTTATTAGtgtttaaggaaaataatagtGTGAAAGGTACAGAGCTTTGTCTAAAGccatatgcattttctttttttacaagcTTATTTGGCTGCAAATTCTACATGAGATAAAACTAGTATGTTTTTCTCCCAGAGATTTGGAATTAAGgacagtttgtatttttttttcttttagttcagtACTTTAAGTTAGGACAGCATTTTCCAGGGTTTACTGCTATCTTTTTCCAGTAGGCATTTTGCTTCTCCCAGTATTTTCATTCCAGAACAAGGCTCATTCCAGATGcaaagcataaagaaaacattcaTACCTTGGCTTTTAAGCTAAACCTCCTTCATGAACAGCAAGTTCAGAAGGAACGTTAATTAAAGCATCATACAGTATTTAAatggacaatttttttctttttttataaagaatTAAGGCTATGTAGATGTCACAATAAAATAATCTCAGGTAAAACGCACCCTATTTGTTAGATATGAAAGAAGGTTTAACAATAAATAAATGATTTATGCTGTCAATAACATTATGGAACTGTATAAAACTATATTTATGCagctttaaacataaaaaaacatACTAGTGGCATGAATATATACAACACAGGTCATGACGTACGTTTAAATTATCATAGCCAGCAgtgttcttttttaaatggagacattataataaatagaaatgttaaatatttacaATAATAGCATATGTGGAATCAGTAGATGAACACATAAAATCttcacacacagaggaaaaaaaagttatgcctTATACAAAAATTCTTCCCACCCACAGcttgccccccgccccccccccccccaattgtCATTGACTAAACAAGGGGAATATACAATTTCCCCCACAGAACAAATGAATACAAATAAAACTGTATGCATGCTGAGGTGATATGTTGACTGAGACATTCAAGGATGTAGATCTATACGTTTGATTCCCATTGATGAATCAGACCTCTAATGAGAGAGGGATCCTATTTTCATTCAATGCAAGAACATTAcattgttgtttctgttttgcttttttttttggtgctttttttgtgtttttggttttttttgtgtgtttttttttttttttttttttttttttgttaaaacacttGGATTGTCTTTTTGGTTTGAGCTTGTTCTTCATGGTGACTATATGCCACCAAGGGGGAGAGGACGCTCACAGGAAACCCATGGAGGCACACTAGAAACCTTATGGTACCACCAGCAGCCACTTAGGTTTTTGGAGCAGAGGAGTTGGCCATCAGAGGCAGGCCTGGACCAACCTTGGCGAGCTCCTCTGTGGGACAGCCTGGGTGCCCCATCTGTGGGACAGCTGTACTACAACCCAACGGGGCAGCTggtgctcccactgccaggagcTCTGCTGCTCAGGTCAGCATGGTCTTTGCCACTACAGTACCTGGCCCGATCCCACCTCTTTCCAGTTAAGTTGAATGAAAATTTTGTCACAGAACTTAACTAAAATCAGGCAGGATCAAGGTCATGTCTTTAAACAAAAACCTAGTGATCACATAGAGACACACCTTTTCAACTTAACGGTCCTCTCTTGCTTCCTACGTGGCTTCTATTAAAAGCAATGCCTATAACTTCTGCGGGTGGATACATGCATTAAACCCTGAATATAGCTATTAGGAGCTGTGTTCACTTAGCAGTAACTAAAATCTGAGCTGGAAATTGTAGCCAAATTCCAACACCCTCTACTGTTTATACAGCTCCTTCCCACCAGGCGACAAGACGTACGTTAGTTCACTGGGTACGTTCTGTCTCTACTGAACTGCCTTCCTGCCCCCACAGCTTTCCTCCCAAACTTTCTAAATGAGAAGACTCAAATCCCTGGTGCAATTCCCAATTTCTAAGAAAACTCACTTTTTCTATAGAGGAAGCTGAAGAGTTCACCCTTCTGTCCCTGTGGATGCTGTAACCTCCATTTCCAGTACAATATCTGGGGATATAGGATTGCAGATCTGCAACCTGAGAATTACAATTGCATAGGGGGTAGGAGAGATGTGTCCAAACACCTCATTCACACTTAAAACTGCTTAGAGACAATAAGCTCTTGACACTCTTCATCTTTAGTAACTCATTCTGCAGAGATTGGTAGTCATTATCTgcatggcaattaaaaaaataccaagtCAACCCCCTCTCCTTATCTTTGGCATTTGGATAAACCACAGCTGATAGGCAGGTTAGAGTGGGGCTCCACATCCCAGCAAACCACACCATGCTCCTGCTGAGGAGAGACAGATTTCTGCTGGGCCTTCAACGCAGCCCTACAGAAGAACTAAGTATTGGGGTCCTTCGCTGTCTGAGCCTACGCCCATCTTTTAACCTTGGGCTGTCCATAGGGGTGGAGGACCTGTATCACTGAGTGGGCAGGTGTAAGCGAAGAATATGCACAGAGTTTTTAGAGGTCCACAAGCGCACTCTTGGGGGTCCTCCATACTGTGCAAGTCTTAACAGTCACATTGCCTTGTCTGGAAGCTGACTACTTGCCTTCGATATGCTGGAGTGACTGGATTAGCAAGTGTCAAGTTATGCAgtggttaaaaaacaaacaggggGGCACTTAAATCAGGCAGCATCACCCGGATGGGAACAATGGCTCAGAAGTTAGTTAAGAGAAAGCGGTGGAGCTCCAGACCGCATGGTCCCTGTGCAAGAGACGGGGTAACTATTTCATTAGAGAGTGTCACATAGAGAGCCTTGAGCTCTTGCATTCTCAGCCACAGGCAGAAACCAAATCCCTCTGGAATTCAGCCATCTGCTGTAAGGCTGCGCCCTAAACCTTCGGAGGTGCTAAGCCACAAGCAGCCACATGCAATCTGGCAGAGCCCTCTTGGAACCTGCTCCCCAGCCAAGgggaccaagaaaaaaaaccaaacaacaaacaaaacaaacccccagaACAACCCAACAACCCCCAAACAAGATCCTAAATTTCAGCTCACATCCATTtcaaagaaaaggggaaaagaatttAGTCGGAGACATTTTGCCACATTTGGTGGCTGCTCAAGTGTCGAGTTTGCTGGATTGATAACCTATTGCCACTGCTCTCCCTTTGCTACTATATACACTGTTGCTGAGGTCCATATATAACTTGCAATGCCCTGTGCTTGACCTCTGAATGGgaaatgctttggaatgtccaTAGACAGGAAGATGGGACTCAACGGAGGAGGTTTCCAGTGGAGGGGAAGGATAGGGGGGATGGGGAGTTGGTGCCTTTTTTCACCTCTGGATGTCAGAGAAGTCGGACAGTTCATCTGCCCGGTCCACGATCCCATGTGCCCCTTTGGGACCGTGGCCCCCAGCTTTCACCCGGGCATGGGCGTTCAAGTGGCCCTTAGTACCTCTCTCTCCCTTAGATGCTCGTGAGCTCTCCCTGTGGTCGGAGTCGGGGTGGGCCAGCATGTCCCCGCGGCCAGCAGCGGCTTTACTGGCTTCACTCGGCTTCTTCTCGGGACCCAGGATGGCGTCGCCGTGCACAGCCGAGGTGCAGAAGCTCAGGATGGAGCAGAGACTTCCCCAGTTCTGTTCGCACTGGGCCTGGACGCTTCTTGTTATTGCCTTTTTCACCTCCTCGCCACAGGTGAGCAGGATATTCACTAGGTCAACATACGGCCTGGAGGTAAAGGAAACAGTGAGAAGAGAGTCAAAAAATATAAGGATTATTTATCAGTAAACAAGTGTAATGGCCTCTCTGCCTTACCCTCCCTTGTTCACAGCACAGTTCAGCAGTGTTAGCCCACTGCTACACACTGACTCGGCAGCCTCGTAGAGCAATTGTGAACTATatggactcgatgatcttaaaggtcttttccaacctaaacaattctatgattctatatgttTATTACGCAATATATTGTATTCTAATTGGCCATATCACTGTTAGAAATGCAGACGATGGCATCCTGTCAAATGAAGCTTCACTCAAGTGCTGGATCTGCCTTTGATTGCTCCCCCACCAAAGATGCTCTGGGAGAACTGTAATGTCCACCAGAAGAATATATGGCATCTGCACTCTTGGCAAAGGGGGCTGTCAAATGCAAGAACTGCTGTCTCACACCTTCTGCCTCTATCTCTCTCCATGCCCCTTCATCTTTATTAGTCAGGATACATGACAAAGGAAACCTGCTCACGTCCAGAGCCATCAACTTCATCAAACAGCTTGCTATTTCCAGGTGAACAGCTGGTACAGACCATACACCAATCACCAGTCTGCAAGAGGAGGCATTTCTTCACCTCCACAAAGAGCAAAAGATACTCAACTAGAGGTTCTCTGGCTTTTCTCATCATATTTAGCTTTTCTTGAAGCACCAGGTGTTGATCTCCACCACAAGCAAGATCCTGTCTGGACTCAGGATCTGACTGCACAGAGCTCAGACACATGGAAATCCACTTTGGTGGCACTGTTTCTTCCCacacacaggttttttttctgcatttcctgaCAGAGTTGAGTACAGCTTTCAGTACATACCTTTTCCCAGCCAAACAAGGACTCCAAATGAGCCATGGTGAAATACCGTTTCTGCTTCCCACCCGTCCCTCTGTGCCCCCACGGCACAAGGCAGCCCGAGCGCAGGCATTTTGGCTTCCTCAACCACAGGTCACCGAGTGcagcaattttaaaatagttgCGGTCACAAGTTTTGTGGGTCAATATTGATGTTGTCTATTGACACAACCGCTCAGCTGCTAGCAGGCCCAGAAGGACGTGCTTAAAAGTCTTCCACAGTAGGAACCATCCACAGTGCAAGTGGAGAACTGCCTGGGGTCAGCAGTTGTGGTTGTATGGGGGGGTGCACCTTCTGGGCACACCCTCCACCAGCTCTGGTGGCTGTGGACAAGACTAAATCTCTTCCCATGAACTAAGTcagaagagatgaagaaaacCAACAGATTATGATCAGTGTCTGATACTATCCTGATCTTACTTTGCCCAACTGCTTAAACTCATTTTAAATGACTAATCTGGGAGAGCCATCTATTCCCCtatctcaaaatatttcccatgtTTGGATTGTTTCTGCCGTTAAAAAAAGTTACTTGGAATGCAGCAGCGACCGATCTGCCAGGGCCTGTCACCACTTCCACCATAGCAAATCGGCCTGACCCCCACCCCACCGCAGCTGACTCAGGAGGAGACTTCACCGCCCCAATCGCGTTCCTCAACACTCATCGGGAGAAAACAGTCAGAATAAATAGTCAGAGAACAAGTCTGAGAGCTGCCACTTGCTTCTCTGCTCCTAGTTTTTAACATAAAATAGAAGACGAGAGACAACTGAGCACATCGCATATAAAGTGatccagcagaaggaaaaaataaagagagcAATCAGTTGTTGAAATTGGGCATAACCTTTACAAAAATCTTTGGAAGAAAACGGTTGCTGGTATGACTAAAAAGTGGCTCAGCTGCCAAATATTTCAGGTATTCAGAGTCTGCCAGAGCCCTGCGGATTAATACTGGCCCATTTCTCCTTCACTGTTTTACTTTCTGCATTTCAGCTGGCCTGACCATAGTACCTGAACTGAGCACAAGGCTGCAAGTCAGCAGATGTGATtttatttccagctctgccacacttGCCTACTGATCTTGAACAAGTTCCTTAGTTCAAAAGCTTCAGAGATGGCCTCTAAATTTAGGGGAGGGGAGACTTTGGCTGACTTCTATTTGGGGAGTCCTCCATAGGAAAGCTAAGCTCCAACTCTGAGATGCTGAGAATGAAGTGTAGGAAGCACTAAATGAGATCATGCAAATTATAGGTGTTCAGCGGAGTGATCCATCTCTTCTCAAACCAGCAACCCCCCAGTTAAGCTCCCCAGAAATAAGCAGCTGCATTTGAGCATTCCTGCTTTAGCCTGTTTGTAAAACAAGGATGACTTAATTCTCCTTGGACAGGCCTTTGACTTTCATAGTTCTTCTCATCTCCAAATGATGGGGGGGGTTAACTAGTACCAAGTACCCAATTTATAGCCTACTAACACATCTGAGCAGCGCCCACAGAGAGGTGCTGCTGTGCAGGACGAGGCGCCTCTCCCGCAGGCAGCGGGATGCTGCCCTTCCTCCTGGGCACAGCCACCAGCTATGCCTTTGATCTCAGCCTCAGGAATGTCCATGGAAAGGGCCTTGCTTTCAGGCCACCATGTTCAGCTCGTGCATACCACAGCTAACGACTCTGCATTTGAGAGTAAACTGGCAAAGTGTCTCTCTGCAACTACAGCTTAAGTATTAGGGGGTGGTTTTCAACAGAAAGTAAGAGAATCGGGGCACAGCTCCTTTGGAGACCAATGAAAACACAAGGCTAAAAGTCCAGAagaaatgattctgtgaaaaaaaaaaaaaaaaaaagtatctgtcaTGACTGCTGGGATTTGGGGTTTCTGTACTATTATCCACTAGGGATAAGAAGGCATAGAGGCATGGTAGGAAGATGCTCTAAGGTTAATTCTGCTGCCAGGCTGTTGCTCAGCCTTCTTGTTTGGGAGGCGAGATGCTCACCTGCAAGAAAAACAGGCTCCGATTTTTGCATCTGTGCACAAAGAGTTGGTACAAACAGCTTGTGCCTGGTTTGTTGCTGTCATGGGGCAGCTTTGATCAATTCCAAATAGGATTTGTGCCTGCCATTCCTTGGAGGGCAGCTGTGTTCCCAGTCAGAGGTATGAACTCCTCAAAATCTGACTTGTGCCTTCATTTTGTACACCtccatgttttattaaaaagcatCTGAGATTAATAAGGAATAAGATGAATGGGAGATTACCTGGGGGACTGCAGCTCTTTCAGGGACAATTAACTACAAGACAATTGAAAGTatgtatttaaagaagaaattatcaTCTTACTGACAACTTTGCATAGACCTTCTTCCCCCTTCTACTCTAGCTGTCATCTTTAACAAGATACTGAGGTCAGGAATGGTGCCTTTGAGCTCAGAAAGCATAGAGACATTGTGAGATGCCTCTGGAAACAACAGAGACCAACACTGTATTTGCTAAACGACCAAAGAGACAGCCAGATCCAACTTCAACCCATTTCATCTCCTTCCACAGTCACGTCTAACCCTTTGTAAACAAACTAGTCTTCAAGGGCCCCTGTGAAGAAGGTATTACCTTGGTCTGGTAGATGGGAAAACAAGACATGCTTAAGGCCAGGAGGAGGTGAAACAGCTCTTGGGCAGATGCACAGCCCATTGGCACCATCGCGCTCCTGGAAGGAGCTCCCACACCCCTGACTGCACTAGTGCGGAGGCACTTACTCATGCTGCAGCAGGTCTTTGAAGTGAATCATCTCCACAATGACCTGGACGTTCTCCTTGGCAGCGGAGCAGAGGTCATGCTTCAGGTAGCACTCCCGCTGTAACTGGAACACCATCTCTTTAATGGCAGGGCACTTACGGCTGATGCAGCTGAATTTATGCCTCAAGGCATGAGCCTTACACTTCAGAGCGTCTTTAATGAAGGATTTTccctgagaagaaaagaaacgGAGTAGGTCTGTATTTTTGTCCATTAAGCACAGCAGCTGATTTATGCCCAGCTAGCTGCTCCTCTGTAGGAGAATGTCAAGGGTTGTTAGATTAAGGGTATCACTTAATggcttttcccccctcttctctttgtttctctgccCTTAAGGACCATGCCAAGTTACCCAGCTTTGCTATCCCAGTGGAGCTGAACATACAGGGCTTCCTCACTGGTATTCTGAGGCTTTCTCTGCTGCAACAGCTGAATGCCCAACAAGGGAAAGGGCAAAAGTAAGCACCTTGAAGTAATTCAACGTTCAAGTTACTGACTTTGTTTGCTTCTGGGGTGGCAGCACAGCAGGTTCACAAGAAGGAGAGGGCGTCCTGCCATGGCTGAGGTCCCCAGGACCACAAGCAGACACCCATTCAGTAACTgcaaattaggtttttttaattttaaaattagtttgcaAACTCACAGACACATATGCACCATCTGATAAGCACCTGCCCCATTCCCCAGCTGTCAGTCTTTACTACCACTTCTTGGAAAAGGGACTCAAATCAGCACTAATAATAATCCTACAGGGTCTTGACATCTGTTTGCTCCAAGAAAttgtgagattaaaaaaaaaaatcaagaaactaaaaaaataagTTGCAGGGAAGCTGCTTTAGCAGCATCTCTTTAACCACTGTTTGCGATTCCTTCATTCAGTTGCTTACTGGGTATCAAAGCCATCCCTTCCTTGTCTCTTTACTGTCTGATACTAATAGTTGCCATACATGGTGCATGTGTCGCAGTCTGACAGCTCTGCTCAGACTCCCTTTAATTGCTGAGCAATAGGTGTGTGGAAGTCTCCTGCACTCTCTTCATTAGCTTCAGACTATTTTACACAAATCCTTCATGAAGACCAaattcttgttatccttgatcCAAAGAGTACACTGGCACAGTTCCACTGGCATTAACTAAGATTCACCCAGACCTGCAAGCAGATGTTGTCCTCAAATTGTTTCAAGTCAGAAATGTTTCTTGCTGATCAAAGAACTGCTTTAGTCATCATCCATTTCTATTCCCCATACCAAAGGCGCTTACTTGCCCTTCCCTTCAGTAACAAACACACACAGCACAGTAGGCAAAtaaggataaaaaagaaaattcttataTAAACCAAACCTGACAGCAATTCTCAGGTttcagagagagggaaggagcGCATAGAGCAGAAAGTGGCCAATGTTAGTCTTGTCATTTAATGCAGCCTGAAATAACTGTAGATAATAGAGATGAGCCATGAAAAGCCATGTCGTAATAGAGGCTAAAGTCACCTCCATATTAAATAAAGCTCCAGGGGTTTAATACTTCTGCACTGCAATGGAGACAGCTTGGACATGAAACAGGCTATATTTGATTAGCAGTATCTGGGGATCCTGGCAAATAGGCATCAATGGCTACACTCAACCTTTGCAGGCATGTTCCCCCCCCTTCCCAACAGGGCTTACTTCTTTGGTCAATTTTGTTCACTGACAGAATATTGTGCAAAAATAAATGAGCGTTTTCTGGAAGCCACTTGGAAATTAAGCTGAAGGTTTTCAGATACCCACAGAAGAAATAATTCCCATTTTAATGGCTAGCCAGACCCTTTGCACATCCTTGAGAATTTGAGCCTGAAACTCCAGCACTTCAAAAGCATTTCCTACTGGGTGGTCCCACCATCCCTCATGGAACATGCTGAGTCCTGAAGGCAGCTCTACTTTATACCATGCTTTTAACAGTGCCATGTAGCTGGTGCTTTTAGTAAAGTTATGCTGTAAACTGCATGGTCCAGCCAAATGCCACTGGCCCGTCGTAATGTTCTCTTCCCTCCACATTGAAATGGGAGAGTAGGTTTACAAGACATAATAACAGGATGTCTCAATGATGCATAAATGGTCTGGGGAGAAAATGAAGGAGACAAACTTAATACTGCATACCGTCTAAGTAATGTATTTTAACGTCAGTGATTGAACCAAAGACTTATTTGAAT
This window contains:
- the STC2 gene encoding stanniocalcin-2, whose product is MCAELRGKLLALALLLASARAAAGTEATHPPEGPPDRTPQQKGRLSLQNTAEIQHCLVNAGDVGCGVFECFENNSCEIRGLHEICMTFLHNAGKFDAQGKSFIKDALKCKAHALRHKFSCISRKCPAIKEMVFQLQRECYLKHDLCSAAKENVQVIVEMIHFKDLLQHEPYVDLVNILLTCGEEVKKAITRSVQAQCEQNWGSLCSILSFCTSAVHGDAILGPEKKPSEASKAAAGRGDMLAHPDSDHRESSRASKGERGTKGHLNAHARVKAGGHGPKGAHGIVDRADELSDFSDIQR